Proteins encoded in a region of the Acidobacteriota bacterium genome:
- a CDS encoding NYN domain-containing protein, producing the protein MQFDTPGNSSWKFGHRGRVAVFIDGNNLFHAARFHTIDIDYNKLLRVLLGDGRLLRAFFYTGVDAGAERQQGFLLWMRRNGFRVIQKELKTFYDGTRKANLDVEIAVDMLSLAGRYDTAVLVSGDEDFVYAVNAVAYKGCRVEVAGFRSNTAPRLIDVADFFIDLGEIADLIRKDGSSAEDFDVSYRGPVEAPAHVSRPHGRSRTSSGSELDESTAPDIRYEVPEFVRINDER; encoded by the coding sequence ATGCAGTTTGATACGCCAGGAAACTCCTCGTGGAAATTTGGCCATCGCGGAAGAGTAGCCGTTTTTATTGACGGCAACAATCTTTTTCACGCGGCGCGGTTTCACACGATAGATATTGATTACAACAAGCTTTTACGGGTCCTGCTCGGCGATGGACGGCTTCTTCGCGCGTTCTTTTATACCGGAGTTGACGCCGGGGCCGAACGCCAGCAAGGCTTTCTGCTCTGGATGCGACGAAACGGCTTTCGCGTTATCCAAAAGGAGCTAAAGACCTTTTACGACGGCACCCGCAAGGCGAATCTCGATGTCGAGATCGCCGTTGATATGCTGAGCCTTGCCGGAAGGTACGATACCGCCGTGCTCGTCTCGGGTGATGAGGACTTCGTTTATGCAGTCAATGCGGTCGCCTATAAAGGCTGCCGTGTCGAGGTCGCGGGGTTCCGCTCGAATACGGCCCCAAGGCTGATCGACGTCGCGGATTTCTTTATTGATCTCGGCGAGATCGCTGACCTGATCCGCAAGGATGGCTCCTCGGCCGAAGATTTCGACGTCAGCTATCGCGGCCCGGTCGAGGCTCCGGCACACGTTTCGCGTCCGCATGGTCGTTCGCGAACGAGTTCGGGGAGCGAACTCGACGAAAGCACCGCACCCGATATCCGTTACGAGGTTCCGGAATTCGTCCGGATCAATGACGAGCGATGA
- a CDS encoding RDD family protein: MVNDSVREELAPKIGRGSGPLEKKTTDSPASISDNGNAPATKQPIETSPAQAPAPARSKTNFLAPRPTSKTLVEFQPKAASLPEWRLQVQNAVRKRNGVDTSEAERPAEVQLAKLPPPATLEQRPAVETAHAASPANPMLAKALQRIETSRQTYMPGAAGAAAVARKPIAARPFPAPPPVQKTYPFDLVPGKATATPAKREAEPASVPAAAPAKPRLVSSLRIEKKKYDTNKLPPIPQPAELSSSFESLPAAPALAVAAAAAHTTFIPESSAELSPDELEMSRAFETNEEPEIFDDIPPFGMRFAAGLFDVLASGFGTLVILSPLIFGQNAAYTLSLGIGFAAVLAAFLFLYLTASLAFRGKTLGMWMFSLELIDAEQNAYPNAHQAAVHSAVYVLSLALFGLGFVTIIFDEEKRAVHDIISGTLLVKQT; encoded by the coding sequence ATGGTCAACGACTCAGTCCGCGAGGAACTCGCCCCGAAGATCGGCCGTGGCTCGGGCCCGCTCGAGAAAAAAACAACGGACTCTCCGGCGAGCATTAGCGACAATGGAAACGCCCCGGCGACCAAACAACCGATAGAAACGTCTCCCGCTCAAGCTCCAGCCCCGGCGAGATCCAAAACCAATTTCCTTGCACCGCGACCGACCAGCAAAACGCTTGTGGAGTTTCAGCCAAAGGCTGCGAGCCTGCCCGAGTGGCGGCTTCAGGTGCAGAATGCCGTACGCAAGCGTAATGGCGTTGATACGTCCGAAGCCGAGCGTCCGGCTGAGGTTCAGCTTGCAAAGCTTCCGCCGCCGGCGACGCTTGAGCAGAGACCGGCAGTCGAGACCGCTCATGCCGCTTCACCGGCCAACCCGATGCTTGCGAAAGCTCTTCAGCGTATCGAGACCTCGCGGCAAACATACATGCCCGGTGCGGCCGGGGCGGCCGCCGTTGCCCGAAAGCCGATCGCGGCTCGACCGTTTCCGGCTCCGCCACCGGTGCAAAAAACGTATCCGTTCGATCTCGTGCCGGGAAAGGCAACTGCAACCCCGGCCAAACGCGAAGCCGAGCCGGCATCTGTTCCGGCCGCCGCACCTGCAAAGCCGCGACTCGTTTCGTCGCTGCGGATCGAGAAAAAGAAGTACGACACGAACAAGCTTCCGCCGATCCCGCAGCCGGCCGAGCTTTCGTCGAGCTTTGAATCACTTCCGGCCGCTCCGGCACTCGCCGTTGCTGCCGCTGCTGCACACACTACCTTCATCCCTGAATCGTCAGCCGAACTATCGCCGGACGAGCTGGAGATGAGCAGGGCCTTCGAGACCAATGAGGAGCCGGAGATCTTCGACGATATTCCGCCATTTGGGATGCGGTTTGCCGCCGGACTTTTCGACGTGCTCGCGAGCGGTTTTGGAACGCTCGTGATCCTTTCGCCGCTGATATTCGGACAGAACGCAGCCTATACGCTCTCGCTCGGCATCGGCTTTGCGGCCGTGCTCGCTGCGTTCCTTTTCCTCTATTTGACCGCATCGCTTGCCTTCCGCGGCAAGACCCTCGGGATGTGGATGTTCTCGCTCGAGCTTATCGACGCCGAGCAGAACGCTTACCCGAACGCTCATCAGGCCGCCGTTCACTCGGCCGTCTATGTGCTCTCGCTCGCACTTTTCGGGCTCGGTTTTGTGACGATCATTTTCGATGAAGAAAAGCGGGCCGTCCACGACATCATCTCGGGAACACTCCTTGTAAAGCAGACCTAA
- a CDS encoding zinc ribbon domain-containing protein has product MFCPKCGTKNPEDGKFCRSCGVDIGVVSKALTRKSKSDDLGLGMDLDSSMDLFSGEPEDERRRSDPAEVYGDAIKAVISGIGFLVVAIVLQTTGVAGGRTWWWAMLFPAFTFLGKGISDLLKSRKMEQLRALRPGVEEQTRNLSATTNAELPAASTEFVSPESRYRTGELMPPSVVEGTTRHLEVNKEGETMTLPKRD; this is encoded by the coding sequence ATGTTTTGTCCTAAATGCGGAACCAAGAACCCGGAAGACGGCAAGTTTTGCCGGAGCTGCGGCGTTGATATCGGCGTTGTTTCGAAAGCACTTACACGAAAATCGAAATCCGACGATCTGGGTCTCGGGATGGATCTTGATTCCTCAATGGACCTTTTCTCGGGCGAACCTGAGGACGAACGTAGGCGAAGCGACCCGGCCGAGGTCTATGGAGATGCGATAAAGGCTGTTATCAGCGGCATCGGGTTTCTGGTCGTCGCGATCGTGCTTCAAACGACTGGTGTCGCCGGCGGCAGGACATGGTGGTGGGCAATGCTCTTTCCGGCGTTCACATTTTTGGGCAAGGGAATTTCCGACCTGCTCAAATCACGGAAGATGGAGCAGTTAAGGGCTCTGAGGCCCGGCGTAGAGGAGCAGACAAGAAATCTCTCCGCGACGACAAATGCAGAATTGCCGGCCGCTTCGACCGAGTTCGTCTCGCCCGAATCGCGTTACCGAACAGGCGAGTTGATGCCTCCGAGCGTTGTCGAGGGAACGACGCGGCATCTTGAGGTCAACAAAGAAGGCGAAACGATGACGCTGCCGAAACGCGATTAA
- a CDS encoding DUF2203 domain-containing protein gives MRLFTIDEANEMLPRIRMKLQMIRELHSGLDQYKELARAAAAASESGGGMVGGSNYVKSLYEIGKLTTEITEVGVQVKDYSRGLIDFPSVREGRIVLLCWQLGEPDEIEWWHEIEDGFAGRQTL, from the coding sequence ATGAGGCTTTTCACCATTGACGAGGCCAATGAAATGCTGCCGCGGATCAGGATGAAGCTTCAGATGATCCGCGAGCTTCACAGCGGCCTTGATCAGTACAAGGAACTTGCGAGGGCGGCCGCGGCTGCCTCGGAGAGCGGCGGCGGAATGGTCGGCGGCTCGAACTACGTCAAATCGCTCTACGAGATCGGCAAACTAACGACAGAGATCACAGAAGTAGGTGTACAGGTCAAGGATTACTCCCGCGGACTGATCGATTTTCCGTCCGTTCGCGAAGGGCGGATCGTGCTTCTCTGCTGGCAGCTTGGTGAACCCGACGAGATCGAATGGTGGCATGAGATCGAGGACGGTTTTGCCGGTCGGCAAACGCTTTGA
- the rlmB gene encoding 23S rRNA (guanosine(2251)-2'-O)-methyltransferase RlmB encodes MKKYRPEPERERRPARPDNEGPIVYGVLPVMELLRSGKRQVVSIKITEGGRESRLAELAGLARERRIPIENVPRRAMDSIVPKGANHQGVVAFVEEVRYFSLDDVLEAAAKPELLVLLDGVEDPRNLGAVIRTAECAGADGVVIPERRAAGMTDTVAKAAAGATEFMKLAKVGNLNRAIEELKEREIWVVGTSGDAEKDYTEWDWTQPTALVLGAEGSGLHRLVAENCDLLVKIPMYGKIESLNVSVAAGVVLFEARRQRELAR; translated from the coding sequence ATGAAAAAGTATCGTCCGGAGCCCGAAAGGGAACGAAGGCCGGCCCGCCCGGACAACGAAGGTCCGATCGTTTACGGTGTGTTGCCGGTGATGGAACTTCTTCGCTCCGGAAAGCGGCAGGTCGTCTCGATCAAAATTACCGAGGGCGGGCGGGAATCGCGGCTTGCCGAGCTTGCCGGGCTAGCACGAGAACGGCGTATCCCGATCGAGAACGTTCCTCGGCGAGCGATGGACTCGATAGTTCCGAAGGGAGCGAACCACCAGGGCGTGGTCGCATTCGTCGAGGAGGTTCGTTATTTTTCGCTTGACGATGTGCTTGAAGCGGCTGCGAAGCCGGAATTGCTGGTCCTGCTTGACGGGGTCGAGGACCCGCGGAATCTCGGTGCGGTCATCAGAACCGCCGAATGTGCGGGAGCGGACGGCGTCGTGATTCCCGAGCGGCGGGCGGCGGGAATGACGGATACGGTGGCGAAAGCAGCGGCCGGTGCGACCGAATTTATGAAACTCGCGAAGGTCGGTAACCTCAATCGGGCGATCGAGGAACTCAAGGAGCGAGAGATCTGGGTGGTCGGCACTTCGGGCGATGCGGAGAAGGATTACACCGAATGGGACTGGACGCAGCCGACGGCGCTCGTGCTCGGAGCGGAGGGCAGCGGGCTGCACCGGCTGGTCGCGGAGAACTGCGACCTTTTGGTCAAGATACCAATGTATGGAAAGATAGAGAGTTTGAACGTTTCGGTCGCGGCTGGCGTAGTACTTTTCGAGGCCCGCCGCCAACGCGAACTGGCCCGGTAA